One genomic segment of Hymenobacter psoromatis includes these proteins:
- a CDS encoding S1C family serine protease: MQAKNMMLGLLTSAILGGGVAVGGYKLLENEPANAAQTTLASDPQVRYTSAMRSSAYAAPEGLNFVAAAAAVTPAVVHVMTEYKAEPQQMSHAQMDPFLRQFFGDQLEGQLHGQRQPQSGGEGSGSGVIIAANGYIVTNNHVIDKASKITVVLDDKRKFDAELVGADPSTDLAVLKVKADNLPFIKYGNSDEVKVGQWVLAVGNPFNLNSTVTAGIISAKGRSIGILNRDQPTGIESYLQTDAVVNPGNSGGALVNTSGDLIGINSAISSHTGSFEGYAFAVPSAIVSKVVDDLLKYKVVQRALLGVHIQEVDAKLASEKKLNTLNGVYVQGLTDKSAAAVAGLRMGDIITDINGVPVNTASQLQEQVSRFRPGDKIKVGYLRNDEKLSANATLFNASNTTAVVRELPAEAVVSYEGAKIGPVNARLQNSLGIEGGAQITGIKGSNFKETGMADGFIITRIDKSVVRKPADVQAYLDQAKENSGALVEGVYPDGRKAYYPIGRE, from the coding sequence ATGCAAGCCAAGAACATGATGCTCGGCCTTCTGACCTCCGCCATTTTGGGCGGGGGCGTGGCCGTGGGGGGCTATAAGCTACTGGAAAATGAGCCGGCCAACGCGGCTCAGACCACGCTGGCTTCCGACCCCCAAGTCCGGTATACCTCGGCGATGCGCAGTAGCGCCTATGCCGCGCCCGAAGGATTGAACTTTGTGGCCGCCGCGGCCGCCGTGACGCCCGCCGTGGTGCACGTAATGACCGAATACAAAGCCGAGCCGCAGCAGATGTCGCACGCGCAGATGGACCCTTTCCTGCGCCAGTTCTTCGGCGACCAGTTGGAGGGCCAGCTGCATGGCCAGCGGCAGCCGCAGAGCGGGGGCGAAGGCTCTGGCTCGGGCGTTATCATCGCCGCCAACGGCTACATCGTGACCAATAACCACGTCATTGACAAGGCTTCGAAAATCACGGTGGTGCTGGACGATAAGCGGAAGTTTGATGCTGAGTTGGTGGGCGCGGACCCCAGCACCGACCTGGCAGTACTGAAAGTGAAGGCCGACAATCTGCCTTTCATCAAATATGGCAACTCGGATGAGGTGAAAGTGGGGCAGTGGGTGCTGGCCGTGGGCAACCCATTCAACCTGAACTCGACCGTGACGGCCGGCATTATCTCGGCCAAGGGCCGTAGCATCGGGATTCTGAACCGCGACCAGCCCACGGGCATCGAGTCGTACTTGCAGACGGACGCCGTGGTGAACCCCGGCAACTCGGGGGGCGCGCTGGTGAATACCAGCGGCGACCTTATTGGCATCAATTCGGCTATCTCCTCCCACACCGGCTCGTTTGAGGGCTATGCTTTCGCGGTGCCCAGCGCCATTGTGAGCAAGGTGGTGGATGACTTGCTGAAGTACAAGGTAGTGCAGCGCGCCCTGCTGGGTGTGCACATTCAGGAGGTGGATGCCAAGCTGGCTTCGGAGAAGAAACTCAATACCCTAAATGGCGTGTACGTGCAGGGGCTGACTGATAAGAGCGCTGCTGCCGTGGCGGGCCTGCGTATGGGCGACATTATCACCGACATCAACGGCGTGCCCGTGAACACGGCCTCCCAATTACAGGAGCAGGTGTCGCGCTTCCGCCCCGGCGATAAGATTAAGGTGGGCTACCTCCGCAACGACGAGAAGCTGAGTGCCAATGCTACCCTCTTCAACGCCTCTAACACCACGGCTGTGGTGCGCGAACTACCCGCCGAGGCGGTCGTGAGCTACGAGGGCGCGAAAATCGGCCCCGTGAATGCCCGCCTGCAAAACTCCCTCGGCATTGAGGGCGGAGCCCAGATTACGGGCATCAAGGGCAGCAATTTTAAGGAGACGGGCATGGCCGATGGCTTCATCATCACCCGCATCGATAAGAGCGTGGTGCGCAAGCCCGCCGACGTGCAAGCCTACCTCGACCAGGCTAAGGAGAACTCCGGCGCGCTGGTCGAAGGCGTGTACCCGGACGGCCGCAAGGCGTACTACCCCATCGGCCGCGAGTAA
- a CDS encoding class I SAM-dependent DNA methyltransferase: MPLSLAELRHRATAFALEYAGTASERAESQSFWRDFLDVFGQNRRRVAQFEVPVKKADGAQGFIDMFIPGKLLVEQKTLGRDLSKATAQARDYFPGLPDYKLPRYVLVSDFARFRLHDLDTGLETGFALAELPEHLHLFGFLSGYQSHATAPDDPANAEAAELMARLHDALLEGGYRGHALEVLLVRLLFCLFAEDTAILEADEFRAFLENHTAEDGSDLGPRLAHFFATLDQAPDQRPRALPAYLANLPYVNGALFREDFRFPAFDAATRAQLIRCTYFDWSRISPAVFGSLFQSIADPARRRTLGAHYTSEQNILKVIGPLFLDDLRQELAAAGSRRGPLDALHRRLETIRFLDPSCGCGNFLVVTYRELRLLEHQVLARLFAPQLATGQTVDLALYTRVQVDQAHGIELEEFAARIAEVAMWLMDHQLNLQLSATFGNRYVRLPLVRTARIEIGNALQVDWESVAPKATLSYILGNPPFVGSKLMSADQRRDLLGVAGAKLPGAGVLDYVAGWYLKAARFMQGTAIRAAFVSTNSITQGEQVSILWGEMLHRYGMRIQFAHRTFKWNNEARGTAAVFCVIVGFGAQPVPARLFDYATPRSEPQELKVSNINPYLVDGENVLVASRNRPLSPVPAMVSGNKPIDDGNYLFTPARKEEFLQKEPQAAPYFKRWLGGEEFINGTERWCLWLGDISPVELAKMPEAKKLIEAVRVYRSKSKSAPTQKLAFLPTRFHVEFIPDKPYLAIPEVSSERRRYIPIGFLDTDVIASNKLRLIPEATPFLFGILTSTMHMAWMRQVCGRLKSDYNYSAGIVYNNFPFPPTPTAKQQAAVEAAAGRVLAARAQFAGATLALLYDPLTMPPALAQAHAQLDRAVDSCYRPAAFPTELSRLEFLFTLYRQLAEPLLPAPKAARARRVG, translated from the coding sequence ATGCCCCTGTCCCTTGCCGAGCTGCGCCACCGCGCCACCGCTTTCGCCCTCGAATACGCCGGTACCGCCTCCGAACGGGCCGAATCCCAATCCTTCTGGCGCGATTTTCTGGACGTGTTTGGCCAAAACCGGCGGCGCGTGGCCCAGTTTGAGGTGCCCGTGAAGAAGGCCGACGGCGCGCAGGGCTTTATCGACATGTTTATCCCCGGTAAGCTGCTGGTGGAGCAGAAAACCCTGGGCCGCGACCTGTCCAAAGCCACCGCCCAGGCCCGCGACTACTTCCCCGGCCTGCCCGACTACAAGCTGCCGCGCTACGTGCTGGTGTCTGATTTTGCCCGCTTCCGCCTCCACGACCTGGATACCGGCCTGGAAACCGGCTTTGCCCTGGCCGAGCTGCCGGAGCACCTCCACCTCTTCGGGTTCCTGAGCGGCTACCAGAGCCACGCCACCGCCCCCGACGACCCCGCCAACGCCGAAGCCGCCGAGCTGATGGCCCGCCTGCATGATGCGCTCCTGGAAGGCGGCTACCGGGGCCACGCCCTCGAAGTGCTGCTGGTGCGGCTACTCTTCTGCCTCTTTGCCGAGGATACCGCCATCCTGGAAGCCGATGAGTTCCGGGCGTTTCTCGAAAACCACACCGCGGAGGATGGCTCCGACCTCGGCCCCCGGCTCGCCCACTTCTTTGCTACCCTCGACCAGGCCCCCGACCAGCGGCCCCGCGCCCTGCCTGCGTACCTCGCCAACCTGCCCTACGTCAATGGCGCGCTCTTTCGGGAAGACTTCCGCTTCCCCGCCTTCGATGCCGCCACCCGCGCCCAGCTCATCCGCTGCACCTACTTCGACTGGAGCCGGATATCGCCGGCCGTCTTTGGCTCCTTGTTCCAGAGCATTGCCGACCCGGCGCGCCGCCGCACCCTGGGCGCGCACTACACCTCCGAACAGAATATTCTCAAGGTCATCGGGCCGTTGTTCCTCGACGACCTGCGGCAGGAGCTGGCCGCCGCCGGCTCGCGCCGTGGCCCCTTGGACGCCCTGCACCGCCGCCTGGAAACCATCCGGTTCCTGGACCCGAGCTGCGGGTGCGGCAACTTCCTGGTGGTGACCTACCGCGAATTGCGCCTGCTCGAACACCAGGTGCTGGCCCGCCTTTTTGCGCCCCAGCTCGCCACCGGCCAAACCGTGGACCTCGCCCTCTACACCCGCGTGCAGGTAGACCAGGCCCACGGCATCGAACTCGAAGAATTCGCCGCCCGCATTGCCGAAGTCGCCATGTGGCTCATGGACCACCAGCTCAACCTCCAGCTCTCGGCCACCTTCGGCAACCGCTACGTGCGCCTACCCCTGGTCCGCACCGCCCGCATCGAAATCGGCAACGCCCTGCAAGTGGATTGGGAAAGCGTGGCCCCCAAAGCCACCCTCAGCTACATCCTCGGCAACCCGCCCTTCGTGGGGTCCAAGCTCATGAGTGCCGACCAGCGCCGCGATTTGCTGGGCGTGGCTGGCGCGAAGCTGCCCGGCGCGGGCGTACTCGACTACGTGGCCGGCTGGTACTTGAAAGCCGCTCGCTTTATGCAGGGCACCGCCATCCGGGCGGCGTTCGTGAGTACCAATTCTATTACCCAGGGTGAGCAAGTCAGCATCTTGTGGGGCGAAATGCTGCATCGCTACGGGATGCGCATCCAATTCGCCCACCGAACCTTTAAGTGGAACAACGAGGCGCGCGGCACCGCCGCCGTTTTCTGCGTCATCGTGGGCTTTGGAGCGCAACCCGTGCCCGCCCGGCTATTCGACTACGCCACCCCGCGCAGCGAGCCACAGGAATTGAAGGTCAGCAATATCAACCCGTATTTAGTGGATGGGGAAAACGTGTTGGTGGCTAGCCGAAACCGGCCCCTTAGTCCGGTTCCGGCAATGGTCTCTGGCAATAAGCCAATTGACGATGGCAATTATCTATTCACCCCGGCCCGCAAAGAAGAATTCTTGCAGAAAGAGCCACAAGCCGCTCCCTATTTTAAGCGCTGGCTTGGCGGGGAAGAATTTATCAACGGCACTGAACGCTGGTGCTTGTGGCTTGGTGATATTTCGCCGGTCGAGTTAGCTAAAATGCCAGAGGCTAAGAAGCTGATTGAGGCGGTGAGAGTCTATCGAAGCAAGAGTAAGAGCGCTCCGACCCAGAAGCTAGCGTTTTTGCCTACGCGCTTTCACGTTGAGTTTATTCCTGATAAGCCTTACCTAGCCATTCCCGAAGTTTCGTCAGAGCGACGACGGTATATCCCAATCGGGTTTCTCGATACGGATGTCATTGCAAGCAATAAGCTACGGCTAATTCCAGAAGCCACACCCTTTTTATTTGGAATCCTAACGTCAACTATGCACATGGCCTGGATGAGACAGGTTTGTGGACGGCTGAAAAGCGATTACAACTACTCGGCGGGCATTGTCTACAACAATTTCCCCTTTCCCCCTACCCCCACCGCGAAGCAGCAAGCGGCGGTAGAGGCGGCGGCGGGGCGGGTGCTGGCGGCGCGGGCGCAGTTTGCGGGGGCCACGCTGGCCCTGCTCTACGACCCACTCACCATGCCGCCCGCGCTGGCGCAGGCCCACGCCCAGCTCGACCGGGCCGTGGATAGCTGCTACCGCCCCGCCGCGTTCCCCACCGAGCTGAGCCGCCTGGAGTTCCTCTTCACCCTGTATCGCCAGCTGGCCGAGCCGCTGCTGCCGGCCCCCAAAGCCGCCCGCGCCCGCCGCGTGGGGTAG
- a CDS encoding transposase: MLPPAFDPGLYRETHRIASTRLRGYDYGQSGIYFITICTQDRQPAFGTMEVPGNDWDAAFVRPTPLGQRVLAGWDSIPVFAPFATPEAFVLMPDHVHGLLVFEKHEPAGLPLAYQNQFGPQRANLASVVRGFKSGITTYARHQALPFQWQARYHDRIVRSADELIRIRHYIATNPSRWQHEWDNGEGLYR, from the coding sequence ATGTTGCCACCTGCTTTCGACCCTGGCTTATACCGCGAAACGCACCGCATAGCGAGTACCCGCCTGCGGGGCTACGACTACGGGCAAAGCGGTATCTACTTCATCACTATCTGTACGCAGGACCGGCAGCCGGCTTTTGGCACAATGGAAGTGCCGGGCAACGACTGGGATGCCGCTTTTGTGCGCCCTACCCCCCTGGGCCAGCGGGTGCTGGCTGGGTGGGATAGCATCCCCGTCTTCGCGCCGTTTGCCACTCCCGAGGCGTTCGTCCTCATGCCCGACCACGTACACGGCCTGCTGGTGTTTGAGAAACACGAGCCCGCCGGCCTGCCCCTGGCTTACCAAAATCAGTTTGGACCCCAGCGCGCTAATTTGGCCTCCGTGGTGCGCGGCTTCAAGAGTGGCATCACCACGTATGCCCGCCACCAGGCCCTGCCCTTCCAATGGCAAGCCCGCTACCACGACCGCATCGTGCGCTCGGCCGATGAGCTAATCCGCATTCGCCACTACATCGCCACCAACCCCAGCCGCTGGCAGCACGAGTGGGACAACGGCGAAGGCCTCTACCGCTGA